The nucleotide sequence TGGAAGGCCATATCATCGATAATGGTTCCATTCAGATCAAAAATAAATGCGTTATATCTCATTGCTTTAACGTTACAGCAGGTAAGATACACAGAAAAAGAAAAAACATTCCTGCTTAATTTGGCCTGCAGGAATTAAGCAGTATCCAGCGGTCTTTCAGGAAATAAATGTCTGTAGCCGGTTCATTTTAACGGCCGTGCCGGAACCCCGGTAGTTGTAAGCACCACGGGTTTTATAAGCCCCTCCGCATCAAAATACAGTGGCTCAATGCAGGTCTCCCTGGAATTACCATCCTTTTCCGTAAGCGGGCGGCGGTGGTAGATGATATACCACTCATCTTTACCCGGCACCTGTATTACCGAGTGGTGGCCGGCTCCCGTGGCGATCCCGGGATCCTGCTGCAGCACTTTCCCGATACGTTTGAAGGGGCCCAGCGGGGAATCCGACACGGCATACGCCACGCTGTAGTCGGGCCCGGTCCATCCGCCCTCCGACCACATAAAATAGTATTTTCCCTTCCGGATAAACAGTACGGGGCCTTCCACATATTTTTCGGGTGTGATCTCTTTGAACACACTGCCATCCTTAAACGGTACAAACCCGGTAAAATCGTCTTTTAATCGCGCGATATTGCAGTGCCGCCATCCGCCATAGATCAGGTAATAAGCACCATCCTTATCTTTAAAAACAAACTGGTCGATCGGTTGGGCACCGTTGTGAAAGCGGTCCACCAGCGGATGTCCGAGATAATCTTTAAACGGTCCCTGTGGTTGTGATGCCACCGCAACGCCGATGCCCCCCGTTTCCTGGTCGTTCTGGATATCATTGGCTCCGAAAAATAAAAAGTACCGGTTTTTA is from Niabella beijingensis and encodes:
- a CDS encoding glycoside hydrolase family 43 protein, which gives rise to MKKKTLLLALVLVVISTYGQKKFSGNPLFPGWYADPEGVIFGKTYWIYPTFSAPYEKQVFMDAFSSQDLVHWTKHEKILDTANVKWAKRALWAPAIVKNKNRYFLFFGANDIQNDQETGGIGVAVASQPQGPFKDYLGHPLVDRFHNGAQPIDQFVFKDKDGAYYLIYGGWRHCNIARLKDDFTGFVPFKDGSVFKEITPEKYVEGPVLFIRKGKYYFMWSEGGWTGPDYSVAYAVSDSPLGPFKRIGKVLQQDPGIATGAGHHSVIQVPGKDEWYIIYHRRPLTEKDGNSRETCIEPLYFDAEGLIKPVVLTTTGVPARPLK